Proteins found in one Agaribacterium sp. ZY112 genomic segment:
- a CDS encoding sensor histidine kinase, whose product MLSPDMVNVIGITAYTLVLFLFFWVVQIPGASAAGFYWMISVVFILFARINLLFFDAFLDKLFVQSLYAAFLNFEKLFLIFGFLVFLGLERLKTKVKWYLVFFTLVFSCFLTLLKVYGYGSLFSILFSLSQAFSLLLLSYLCLNLWLQRRSYPCLAVCLILVLYAIHWSTFYFALSNPNWLAFGYLFGNLLNVITYIFYCYLELYSFQVRLVDSEHEARALAEEAMQASQAKSDFLANMSHEIRTPMNGVLGMLSLLQRSNLDAGQQRKVKVAFESGQSLLMIINEILDFSKIEAGKMELELVPVKLHDEFDSCLSIFQPMLDKKGLDFIVDIATLQGEQVYIDSTRLRQILTNLLNNAIKFTDKGSVSVRADLGGEGEEQFLFCKVSDTGIGIDNEKIESLFGAFQQADTSTTRVYGGTGLGLTICKKLCDLMGGDIKLSSVKGEGSCFSFCISAPAVEPEHKLGKD is encoded by the coding sequence GTGTTAAGCCCTGATATGGTTAATGTCATTGGCATTACGGCTTATACGCTTGTGCTATTTTTGTTTTTCTGGGTGGTACAGATCCCAGGTGCCAGTGCGGCTGGGTTTTATTGGATGATCTCAGTTGTTTTTATCTTGTTTGCTCGAATCAATCTCCTCTTTTTTGATGCTTTTTTAGATAAGCTGTTTGTGCAAAGTTTATATGCAGCCTTTTTAAATTTTGAGAAGCTTTTTCTTATTTTCGGCTTCCTCGTTTTTTTGGGGCTTGAGCGTCTTAAAACCAAGGTGAAATGGTATCTGGTTTTTTTTACTTTGGTGTTTTCCTGTTTCTTGACTTTATTAAAAGTGTATGGCTACGGTAGTTTGTTTTCTATCTTGTTCTCTCTGTCTCAAGCCTTTTCTCTGCTTTTGTTGTCGTATCTCTGTCTTAATTTGTGGCTGCAGAGGCGTTCTTATCCATGCTTAGCCGTGTGCTTAATTTTGGTTTTATATGCGATACATTGGTCTACTTTTTATTTTGCGTTAAGCAATCCCAATTGGTTGGCCTTTGGTTATCTGTTCGGTAATTTACTGAATGTTATTACCTATATATTTTATTGCTACCTTGAGCTGTATAGCTTTCAAGTTCGTTTGGTTGACTCGGAGCATGAGGCAAGAGCCCTAGCAGAAGAGGCCATGCAAGCGAGTCAGGCTAAAAGTGATTTTCTAGCCAATATGAGCCATGAGATTCGCACGCCAATGAATGGGGTGCTTGGCATGCTTTCTTTATTGCAGCGAAGCAATTTAGATGCAGGACAACAACGTAAAGTAAAAGTCGCATTTGAATCTGGCCAGAGTTTATTGATGATTATTAATGAAATTTTGGATTTTTCTAAGATTGAAGCAGGCAAGATGGAGCTTGAGCTAGTACCAGTAAAATTGCATGACGAGTTTGATTCTTGTTTGAGTATATTTCAGCCTATGTTAGATAAGAAAGGACTCGATTTTATTGTTGATATCGCTACCTTACAAGGAGAACAAGTCTATATCGACAGTACAAGGCTTAGGCAGATTCTAACTAACCTACTCAACAATGCGATCAAGTTTACGGATAAGGGCAGTGTCAGTGTTAGGGCTGACCTCGGTGGCGAGGGGGAAGAGCAGTTTTTATTTTGTAAGGTTAGTGATACCGGTATTGGAATTGATAATGAAAAAATAGAAAGCTTGTTTGGCGCTTTTCAGCAAGCTGACACATCAACGACTCGGGTTTATGGTGGCACAGGTTTGGGGTTGACGATCTGTAAAAAGCTATGTGATTTGATGGGCGGAGATATTAAATTAAGCAGTGTTAAAGGCGAGGGAAGTTGTTTTTCATTTTGTATCAGCGCCCCTGCTGTCGAGCCGGAACACAAGCTTGGCAAGGATTAA
- the galK gene encoding galactokinase, which yields MEQLAQNATAVFKEFFDAEPAYVGNAPGRVNLIGEHTDYNDGFVLPAAINFGTVVAASPRSDRSMSVVALDFDNERSDFDLDTLADAEASSWMSYVRGVLLALMEQYPDIKGAELTVTGNVPQGAGLSSSASFEIALLKAMASLNNLPLSGADAAKMGQLAENKYAGCNCGIMDQMISACGAKDRALLLDCRSLETKYTSVPADFSVMIINSNVKRGLVESEYNLRREQCEAAAAAMGLTSLRDASLELLNAAKDKMSTKEYQRALHVLTENERTLTMFDALNASDIATCSKMMAESHASMRDDFEITVPPIDYLVELLNGFLGTGGGVRMTGGGFGGCIVALVADAKVEEAKELVLENYEKETGIAPSIFVCSAEAGAFTQA from the coding sequence ATGGAACAATTAGCACAAAACGCCACTGCCGTATTTAAAGAGTTTTTTGATGCTGAGCCTGCTTATGTAGGCAACGCGCCTGGTCGAGTCAACTTGATCGGCGAACACACCGACTACAACGATGGTTTTGTCCTTCCTGCCGCCATTAACTTTGGAACGGTTGTAGCTGCCAGCCCTCGCAGTGACAGAAGCATGTCCGTTGTGGCTTTGGACTTTGATAACGAGCGCTCTGACTTTGACCTAGATACTTTGGCTGATGCCGAGGCGTCTAGCTGGATGAGTTATGTCCGTGGCGTGTTACTGGCCCTGATGGAGCAATACCCAGACATCAAAGGTGCTGAGCTTACCGTAACAGGTAATGTGCCTCAGGGTGCCGGCTTGTCTTCATCGGCCTCGTTTGAAATAGCTTTATTAAAAGCCATGGCCTCTTTAAACAATCTACCATTGAGTGGCGCAGATGCGGCCAAAATGGGCCAACTAGCAGAGAATAAATATGCCGGATGTAACTGCGGCATTATGGATCAAATGATCTCTGCTTGCGGCGCCAAAGATCGCGCGCTACTACTCGACTGTCGCTCGCTAGAAACCAAGTACACGTCAGTACCTGCCGACTTCAGCGTCATGATTATCAACTCTAACGTCAAGCGTGGTTTGGTCGAGAGCGAGTACAACTTACGCCGCGAACAGTGTGAAGCCGCTGCCGCCGCTATGGGTTTAACCTCACTGCGTGATGCAAGCCTTGAGCTATTAAATGCAGCTAAAGACAAGATGAGCACCAAAGAATATCAGCGCGCTTTGCACGTTCTTACTGAAAACGAACGCACTTTAACTATGTTTGATGCTTTAAACGCTAGCGACATTGCAACATGCAGCAAGATGATGGCCGAAAGCCACGCCAGTATGCGTGATGACTTTGAAATCACCGTGCCACCTATCGACTATTTAGTAGAATTGCTTAACGGTTTCTTAGGCACTGGCGGTGGCGTGCGTATGACTGGTGGTGGTTTTGGTGGCTGTATTGTGGCCTTGGTTGCCGATGCTAAAGTTGAAGAAGCTAAAGAGCTCGTTCTTGAAAATTACGAAAAAGAAACGGGTATCGCGCCAAGTATTTTTGTATGTAGTGCCGAAGCAGGCGCCTTTACTCAAGCGTAA
- a CDS encoding TonB-dependent receptor plug domain-containing protein: MKLWPALLLLLPELAMAEKTLDQLLSLDLKTLLNTPIKGATLTKHKLLSVPSSVTVFQEQQIQQLAADYLFELAALVPGFQVIRMGDTQYNYALSSRGRRITDASAEILIVVDGLRVDNARNASGFQILAQMPLSSIKKVEFIRGPGAALYGSNAMMGVINITTHDKEKQLSAELGNHQQKRINWMHHTTHGKLQFNWQLNYDHTEGENYLLENSFGDGELESRDPQQQFFSNINMNYGNTRLSLLSNISKQDDFYFFERISNHYNYNDVDYYRLNASHRVQSKRIEHEFSAALSQTSGEAQTQLTAEGDLGPGSAALEVRPQGNSLSRQLRWHGNVSLSAKQSLQSGLEYRYLSIHDGWAWSNYQLSDLAAGVIPPRYYGEQTKNTIFQGQMKQNIYGAYLQHQSYWLKNSQVVAGLRYDYFEGSGHRYSPRFTWVQRVNEQQTVKLLYNEAFRAPTAAERRIQNTPGVSGNDELDPEYVQSLELLWQLHLDKHYLQLGIFENHFNHSILQITQNNGQRIYANKDQDKSNGMELEYTWQLNKKQQLSINLSYLHNKPEQSFRDANEFASLIWNINHSHWNLNNNLVYQGERELTHGGKTQAYTVLNTKLQLPLSPKWLLTAEAKNLTDNSYYTPSQGLEPSKGVINQGRRVSLALSFNY, from the coding sequence GTGAAACTATGGCCAGCTCTTTTGCTGTTACTGCCGGAGCTCGCCATGGCAGAAAAAACCTTAGACCAGCTGCTAAGCCTAGACCTAAAAACCTTATTGAATACCCCAATCAAAGGCGCCACGTTAACAAAACACAAGCTACTTAGCGTGCCCTCTTCTGTTACCGTATTCCAAGAGCAGCAAATACAACAACTGGCAGCGGACTACTTATTCGAGCTAGCCGCTCTGGTGCCCGGTTTTCAGGTTATTCGCATGGGGGATACTCAATATAACTATGCGCTCTCATCTCGTGGTCGACGAATTACCGATGCCAGCGCAGAGATTCTAATTGTGGTTGATGGCCTTCGAGTTGATAACGCACGCAACGCCTCAGGTTTTCAAATACTTGCGCAAATGCCGCTCAGCAGTATAAAAAAAGTGGAATTTATCCGAGGACCAGGTGCCGCTCTATACGGCTCTAATGCCATGATGGGGGTTATCAATATCACCACTCACGATAAAGAGAAGCAACTAAGCGCAGAACTCGGAAATCATCAACAAAAACGTATCAATTGGATGCACCACACAACACACGGCAAGCTTCAGTTTAACTGGCAATTAAACTATGACCATACAGAGGGTGAAAACTACTTACTAGAGAACAGTTTTGGCGACGGTGAGCTGGAGAGCCGAGATCCTCAGCAACAATTTTTTAGCAACATCAACATGAATTACGGCAATACTCGCCTTTCCCTTTTAAGTAATATCAGCAAACAAGACGACTTTTACTTTTTTGAACGTATCAGCAATCACTATAATTACAACGATGTCGACTACTACCGTTTAAATGCCAGCCACCGCGTACAGAGTAAGCGCATAGAACACGAGTTTAGTGCGGCCCTCAGCCAAACCAGCGGGGAGGCACAGACACAACTTACAGCAGAAGGAGACCTTGGCCCAGGCAGTGCTGCATTAGAAGTTCGCCCACAGGGGAATTCACTTAGCCGTCAATTACGCTGGCATGGCAATGTTAGTTTATCTGCAAAACAAAGCCTTCAAAGCGGGCTCGAATATCGCTACTTAAGTATTCATGACGGCTGGGCTTGGAGCAACTACCAACTCAGTGACTTAGCCGCAGGCGTCATCCCACCCCGCTATTACGGCGAACAAACCAAAAACACCATCTTTCAGGGCCAGATGAAACAAAATATTTACGGTGCCTACCTGCAACATCAAAGCTATTGGCTTAAAAACAGCCAAGTTGTTGCAGGCCTGCGCTACGACTATTTTGAGGGCTCAGGCCATAGATACAGCCCACGTTTCACCTGGGTTCAAAGAGTCAATGAACAACAAACAGTTAAACTACTTTATAACGAGGCATTTCGCGCTCCTACAGCAGCAGAACGGCGCATTCAAAACACACCAGGCGTGAGTGGTAATGATGAGCTTGACCCTGAATACGTACAGTCTCTAGAGCTGCTTTGGCAACTCCACCTCGATAAACACTACTTACAATTAGGCATTTTTGAGAACCACTTTAATCATTCCATACTTCAAATCACCCAAAACAACGGTCAACGTATTTATGCAAACAAAGACCAAGATAAATCAAACGGAATGGAACTCGAATACACATGGCAACTTAATAAGAAGCAGCAACTAAGTATTAACTTAAGTTATTTACATAATAAGCCGGAACAGAGTTTTCGAGATGCTAACGAGTTTGCCTCGTTAATATGGAACATTAACCACAGTCATTGGAATCTAAATAACAACTTAGTGTATCAGGGTGAACGTGAGCTGACTCACGGAGGGAAAACCCAAGCTTATACTGTTCTTAACACCAAACTGCAGCTACCACTTAGCCCTAAATGGCTACTGACAGCGGAAGCCAAAAACCTCACCGACAACAGCTATTACACTCCAAGCCAAGGTCTAGAACCAAGTAAGGGCGTTATTAATCAAGGCCGCAGAGTTAGCCTCGCACTTAGCTTTAATTATTAA
- the galE gene encoding UDP-glucose 4-epimerase GalE has protein sequence MKILVTGGAGYIGSHTCVELLEAGYDVVVVDNLCNSKREAINRIEKISGKSCLFYQVDICDRDALSAVFREHKIDAVIHFAGLKAVGESAQIPLAYYQNNVTGSIVLAEVMAEFKCPNFVFSSSATVYGPDAPIPYVETLPTGPCNVYGRTKHMVEEIFQDLCAAPDSKWNVSLLRYFNPIGAHPSGTIGEDPQGIPNNLMPYIAQVAVGKLEYLNVFGDDYDTADGTGVRDYIHVVDLAKGHVAAVAALVKADEPKCNVYNLGSGHGYSVLEVIKAFEKASNVEIPYKVAPRRTGDLAEFFADASLALKELGWKTELGIEQMAEDTWRWQSNNPQGYPA, from the coding sequence ATGAAAATTTTAGTTACAGGTGGCGCCGGTTATATCGGAAGCCACACCTGCGTTGAGTTACTCGAAGCAGGTTATGACGTGGTGGTGGTCGACAACTTGTGCAACAGTAAGCGTGAAGCCATCAACCGTATCGAAAAAATAAGCGGTAAAAGCTGCTTATTTTACCAAGTAGATATTTGTGATCGCGACGCTCTCAGCGCTGTTTTCCGCGAGCACAAAATTGACGCGGTTATTCACTTCGCCGGCCTTAAAGCTGTCGGTGAAAGTGCGCAAATCCCTTTGGCCTATTACCAAAACAACGTCACCGGCAGTATTGTTCTTGCCGAAGTCATGGCTGAGTTTAAGTGCCCCAACTTTGTATTTAGCTCATCGGCAACCGTTTACGGCCCAGATGCGCCTATCCCTTATGTTGAAACACTGCCAACTGGTCCGTGCAATGTGTACGGTCGCACCAAACACATGGTTGAAGAAATCTTCCAAGACCTATGTGCAGCCCCAGACAGCAAGTGGAATGTCAGCTTATTGCGTTACTTCAACCCTATTGGTGCTCACCCAAGTGGCACCATTGGTGAAGACCCGCAAGGCATTCCCAATAACTTAATGCCTTATATTGCTCAAGTTGCCGTAGGCAAACTTGAATACCTAAACGTCTTTGGTGATGATTACGACACTGCCGATGGTACAGGCGTGCGCGACTACATTCACGTGGTGGATTTAGCTAAAGGGCACGTTGCAGCAGTAGCGGCTCTTGTAAAAGCAGATGAGCCTAAGTGTAATGTCTACAACCTTGGTTCAGGCCACGGTTATAGCGTACTTGAAGTGATTAAAGCATTTGAAAAAGCATCCAATGTTGAGATCCCTTACAAGGTCGCACCTCGTCGCACTGGTGACTTGGCAGAATTCTTTGCCGATGCCTCACTTGCTTTAAAAGAGCTTGGTTGGAAAACCGAACTTGGCATTGAGCAAATGGCCGAAGATACTTGGCGCTGGCAAAGCAATAACCCTCAGGGTTACCCTGCTTAA
- a CDS encoding UDP-glucose--hexose-1-phosphate uridylyltransferase: protein MEDNNTFSFSDHPHRRYNPLIGEWVLVSPHRAKRPWQGQNEAPDTTVRPSYDESCYLCAGNKRITGEVNPQYKDVFVFTNDFAALSPDTPAYTSDDPLFKFSAEQGCSRVICFSPDHSKTLPELELKQIEAVINCWQEQSTELGEEYNWVQVFENKGAMMGCSNPHPHGQIWAQNQLPTLAEKKLRNQMAYYKEHKSNLLLDYVEREVKSGERIVFANDYWVALVPFWAAWPFETLLLPRFPISRMTELSPVAKEHLAECMKELTVRYDNLFQCSFPYSMGWHGAPFDNQEHPEWTLHAHFFPPLLRSATVRKFMVGYEMMAEAQRDITPEQAAQRLRDLPATHYKSK, encoded by the coding sequence GTGGAAGATAACAACACCTTTTCCTTTTCGGACCACCCCCATCGCCGCTATAACCCACTGATTGGCGAATGGGTACTGGTAAGTCCTCACCGTGCTAAGCGTCCTTGGCAAGGCCAAAATGAAGCGCCTGATACCACGGTGCGCCCAAGCTACGACGAAAGCTGCTACTTATGTGCGGGCAACAAGCGCATCACCGGTGAAGTAAATCCTCAATACAAAGACGTATTTGTATTTACCAACGACTTTGCAGCTCTCAGCCCAGATACACCGGCTTATACCAGTGACGATCCTCTATTTAAGTTCTCTGCTGAGCAAGGTTGCAGCCGAGTAATCTGCTTTTCTCCAGATCACAGCAAAACCCTACCCGAGCTTGAACTTAAGCAAATTGAAGCAGTGATTAATTGCTGGCAAGAGCAAAGCACTGAGTTGGGCGAAGAATACAACTGGGTGCAAGTCTTTGAAAACAAAGGTGCGATGATGGGCTGTTCTAACCCTCATCCTCACGGTCAGATTTGGGCGCAAAACCAACTGCCAACCTTGGCAGAGAAAAAGCTTCGCAACCAGATGGCTTATTACAAAGAGCACAAAAGTAATTTACTGCTCGACTATGTAGAACGTGAAGTTAAAAGCGGTGAGCGTATCGTTTTTGCCAACGACTACTGGGTTGCCTTGGTTCCGTTTTGGGCTGCATGGCCATTTGAAACCCTATTATTACCTCGCTTCCCGATTTCACGCATGACCGAGCTAAGCCCTGTTGCTAAAGAACACTTGGCCGAGTGCATGAAAGAGCTGACTGTGCGTTACGATAACTTGTTCCAGTGTTCTTTCCCTTATTCTATGGGCTGGCACGGTGCTCCTTTTGACAACCAAGAGCACCCAGAGTGGACCTTACACGCACACTTCTTCCCACCTTTATTACGTAGCGCAACCGTGCGTAAGTTTATGGTTGGTTATGAAATGATGGCTGAAGCTCAGCGTGACATCACCCCAGAACAAGCGGCACAGCGTCTTCGCGACCTGCCTGCCACCCACTACAAAAGCAAATAA
- a CDS encoding TonB-dependent receptor has product MVSTQFRQERSQNVPIATTLLNSSDIARFDVHDNDSLANITPGLSHAEFAAGQSYISMRGILSVDDGPGMDSSVVVFQDGVYIGRLGNIDFDLFDIERVEVLRGPQGTLFGRNAIGGAINIITAKPTQETELKAQVSAGNYDIRRYAAVFSGALSQQLSARLSLHHREHAGFSDNILLWQENQNEDKDSLRGQLAWQGQSQSWQLSADYLKDDRADMGRFPVTESGLGSLAQWRLLGGHTGGSTSPISGYSDRSAKGLSFNHQFELTASSLESIVAFRHSESDWAMASTGAPMLPHPPFPLMDLDSGELGGDVRNWILEDIQQLSFETRWLKDVSERLHVSLGLFLLNEETEREEHYQLVKNTRVLGEQLLGDEISKQGNVTESQALYAQAQWQLSDTWNLIVGARWTQDTKNTQSISINCGVDDALVEQSALCAVDSGSYLNLMSDVFEVDAKQKWTDISPKLVLQYSSLEQWMAYASITKGYKSGGFPGSPGSKQVAQTAVDPEQVWSYELGVKSDLFKNSLRLNSSVFYMDYRDLQIVRFGPSPENPDFGSFTTSNIGVADISGVELEAQWLLNKHIRIDANYAYLHSRIEGLLIETTQGLVDASGSPLRQAPENSYSLALNYWLPLNPRLGSLDFDLNYQYADAQLSDYVNQDARIDELSQTNASVNWREFQQRWSLSLWARNIENQRRVAHSYTIAGGVFGVWSDPRTLGLTLGWALD; this is encoded by the coding sequence ATGGTTAGCACTCAGTTTCGCCAAGAGCGAAGTCAAAATGTGCCTATTGCGACGACCTTACTGAATAGCAGTGATATCGCACGTTTTGATGTTCACGACAATGACAGCCTCGCTAATATTACCCCCGGTTTAAGCCATGCTGAGTTTGCTGCAGGGCAGAGTTATATTTCCATGCGTGGCATTTTATCGGTTGATGATGGCCCCGGTATGGATAGCTCGGTTGTTGTGTTTCAGGATGGCGTCTATATAGGCCGCTTGGGTAATATCGATTTTGATCTCTTTGATATTGAGCGTGTTGAGGTGCTTAGAGGACCGCAGGGCACTCTATTTGGTCGTAATGCTATTGGCGGTGCGATTAATATTATTACCGCTAAACCCACTCAAGAAACCGAGTTAAAAGCCCAAGTGAGCGCTGGTAACTACGATATTCGTCGCTACGCGGCGGTATTTAGCGGCGCTTTAAGTCAGCAGCTCAGCGCCCGCTTGAGTTTGCACCACCGTGAGCATGCAGGTTTTAGCGACAATATTCTGCTTTGGCAGGAAAATCAAAACGAAGACAAAGACAGTCTGCGTGGGCAGCTGGCGTGGCAAGGGCAGAGCCAGTCTTGGCAGCTATCTGCCGATTATCTAAAAGACGATAGAGCTGATATGGGGCGTTTCCCTGTTACAGAGAGTGGCTTGGGGTCTTTAGCCCAGTGGCGCTTGTTGGGGGGGCATACCGGTGGCAGTACTTCCCCGATTAGCGGATATTCTGATCGCAGCGCCAAGGGGCTGAGTTTTAATCATCAGTTTGAGCTCACAGCCTCGAGTCTTGAGAGCATTGTGGCCTTTAGGCACAGTGAAAGCGATTGGGCAATGGCATCAACGGGTGCGCCAATGTTGCCACATCCTCCTTTCCCCCTTATGGATTTAGACTCTGGTGAGCTAGGTGGTGATGTGCGCAATTGGATCCTTGAAGATATTCAACAGCTTAGTTTTGAAACTCGCTGGCTTAAAGATGTGAGTGAGCGCCTGCATGTAAGCTTGGGTTTGTTTTTATTAAATGAAGAGACAGAGCGCGAAGAGCACTACCAGTTAGTTAAAAACACTAGGGTTTTAGGCGAGCAGCTGCTGGGTGATGAGATTTCTAAGCAAGGCAATGTGACCGAGAGCCAAGCTTTATATGCACAGGCTCAGTGGCAGCTTAGCGATACATGGAACTTGATTGTGGGAGCCCGCTGGACTCAAGACACAAAAAACACTCAATCTATAAGCATAAACTGTGGTGTTGATGATGCTCTTGTTGAGCAAAGTGCTTTGTGTGCAGTTGATTCAGGTTCTTATCTTAATTTGATGAGTGATGTATTCGAGGTTGACGCCAAGCAGAAGTGGACAGATATCTCCCCCAAGTTAGTACTGCAATACAGTTCGCTAGAGCAGTGGATGGCCTATGCCAGCATAACTAAGGGCTATAAAAGTGGTGGTTTTCCGGGATCGCCTGGCTCCAAACAGGTTGCGCAAACCGCAGTGGATCCTGAGCAGGTATGGAGTTATGAATTGGGGGTTAAAAGTGATTTATTTAAAAACAGTCTGCGTTTAAATAGCAGTGTGTTTTATATGGATTATCGAGACTTACAAATAGTTCGTTTTGGCCCCTCTCCTGAAAATCCAGATTTTGGTAGTTTTACAACAAGTAATATAGGCGTGGCCGATATTTCAGGAGTGGAATTAGAAGCCCAGTGGTTGCTGAATAAACATATTCGTATAGATGCTAATTACGCTTATTTGCACAGCCGCATTGAGGGCTTGTTAATAGAAACAACACAAGGGCTTGTTGATGCCAGCGGTTCGCCCTTAAGGCAGGCACCAGAAAACAGCTATAGCTTGGCCCTTAATTATTGGCTGCCATTAAACCCTCGCCTGGGCAGTTTGGATTTTGATCTTAACTATCAATATGCCGATGCTCAGTTAAGTGATTATGTTAATCAGGATGCCCGTATTGATGAGCTGTCTCAAACCAATGCAAGTGTGAATTGGCGTGAATTTCAGCAAAGGTGGAGCCTTTCATTGTGGGCCAGAAATATTGAAAACCAGCGTCGTGTGGCACATAGCTATACGATTGCCGGAGGTGTATTTGGTGTATGGAGTGACCCTAGAACGCTAGGTCTGACTCTAGGCTGGGCCTTAGATTAA